The Bemisia tabaci chromosome 5, PGI_BMITA_v3 genome includes a window with the following:
- the LOC109030543 gene encoding uncharacterized protein, with translation MKFQLVVFQLICLTVAWARTAVEDDLEEVPVQAFKPVKPNPLKSSKSIPVPTKKTTTPPPEVKSEPEQEPEYEDDQAPKEYEDEASQSSTTSTTEASKKIGNGIVRPFRSNQDLLETLKRRRAEKVAAGPQFAAPSTTSAPAAAAAPAPRANKAKPNRAYNGRSRSQSPEEPDQAGSESEKTTVNRRFSGARGRSSFSSTTPAYVEEVPEEAPAPPPRNRNFGRSRRV, from the exons ATGAAGTTCCAGCTCGTAGT ATTCCAGTTAATATGCCTGACCGTGGCGTGGGCAAGAACCGCCGTGGAGGATGATTTGGAGGAGGTCCCTGTTCAAGCATTTAAACCAGTCAAGCCAAATCCACTAAAATCAAGCAAGAGTATCCCTGTTCCTACCAAAAAGACCACAACTCCTCCACCG GAGGTGAAGTCAGAGCCGGAACAAGAACCAGAATACGAGGATGACCAAGCGCCGAAAGAATACGAAGACGAAGCCTCTCAATCATCGACAACCTCAACAACAGAAGCTTCAAAGAAGATCGGCAACGGCATAGTGCGCCCGTTCCGGAGCAACCAGGACCTCCTGGAGACGCTGAAGAGGCGCCGGGCTGAGAAGGTGGCCGCCGGACCCCAGTTCGCGGCGCCCTCCACGACGAGCGCCCCCGCTGCCGCTGCCGCCCCCGCACCGCGAGCCAATAAGGCCAAGCCCAACCGCGCCTACAACGGCAGGAGCCGGTCCCAGAGCCCGGAGGAGCCCGACCAAGCCGGGAGCGAGAGCGAGAAGACAACCGTCAACAGGAGGTTTTCCGGGGCCAGAGGCCGATCAAGCTTTTCCTCTACCACTCCCGCCTACGTCGAGGAGGTCCCAGAAGAGGCCCCCGCGCCACCCCCTAGAAATAGGAATTTCGGACGATCCAGACGCGTCTGA